Proteins from a genomic interval of Thamnophis elegans isolate rThaEle1 chromosome 2, rThaEle1.pri, whole genome shotgun sequence:
- the LOC116503370 gene encoding major histocompatibility complex class I-related gene protein-like isoform X3 yields MLMQVALLFLLIVQGSIMPRGRRGSSRHSLSYSYLEVSESSQRVPQFLSMVNLDDQPIARYNFSTGNMVPLVPWMEVEEANTIVVPKKEFTADLEWLSNRNPRTGGLHIWQVTLGCERREDGSKGGFFRYGYNGKDFISFNKETLRWVPAQPKAQKVKEEWEKNTARSDRIKFFLENNCLEWLEKCLSYQMEAVKKTEPPVGKVTRKVVNDSLEVLICQAFGFYSKEIQATWRRDGEVCEYETLHRNVAPNSDGTYNVKLSIEIDPKERDHFQCHLEHEGLQEPLVLSWKEEIEPPVGKVTRKVVNDSLEVLICQAFGFYPKEIQATWMRDGEVCQYETLHRNVAPNSDGTYNVQLSIEIDPKERNHFRCHLEHEGLQEPLDLAWKEEKDTWSFHSVGVVMIIILGAVILFLTCCCLIYREKLHQAMTTCLNHLPLEKLRSFLTSSTKDEIQSQAMSSQKKTSEGGCGQKTELREGEKRSLKASPDAYSDKVEGAALEISEGAHQRNNQWSTWMKRKWERCSCSWRAHRPSQKPRMEKD; encoded by the exons gctCCTCCAGGCACTCCCTGTCCTATTCCTACCTGGAGGTGTCAGAGTCCAGCCAGAGGGTGCCCCAGTTCCTTTCCATGGTCAACCTGGATGACCAGCCCATCGCTCGATATAACTTTTCCACCGGGAACATGGTTCCTCTGGTGCCCTGGATGGAGGTGGAGGAGGCAAACACAATTGTGGTACCTAAGAAGGAGTTCACAGCTGACCTGGAGTGGTTATCAAACCGCAACCCCCGGACTGGAG GGCTTCACATCTGGCAGGTGACTTTGGGCTGTGAGCGCAGGGAAGACGGGAGCAAAGGAGGGTTCTTCCGCTATGGCTACAATGGGAAGGACTTCATCAGCTTCAATAAGGAGACCCTCAGATGGGTCCCAGCTCAACCCAAAGCCCAGAAGGTCAAGGAGGAGTGGGAGAAGAATACAGCGAGGTCTGACAGAATCAAATTCTTTCTGGAGAATAACTGCCTTGAGTGGCTAGAGAAATGCCTCTCCTACCAGATGGAGGCTGTGAAGAAGACAG AGCCCCCAGTGGGGAAGGTGACCCGCAAGGTGGTGAATGACAGCCTGGAGGTCCTCATCTGCCAGGCCTTTGGCTTCTACTCCAAGGAGATCCAGGCTACCTGGAGGAGGGATGGGGAGGTCTGTGAATACGAGACCCTCCATAGGAACGTGGCCCCCAACTCAGATGGAACCTATAATGTCAAGCTCAGCattgagatcgaccccaaggagaGGGACCATTTTCAGTGTCACCTGGAGCATGAGGGCTTGCAGGAGCCCCTGGTCTTGTCCTGGAAGGAGGAAATAG AGCCCCCAGTGGGGAAGGTGACCCGCAAGGTGGTGAATGACAGCCTGGAGGTCCTCATCTGCCAGGCCTTTGGCTTCTACCCCAAGGAGATCCAGGCCACCTGGATGAGAGACGGAGAGGTCTGCCAGTATGAGACCCTCCATAGGAACGTGGCCCCCAACTCAGATGGAACTTATAATGTCCAGCTCAGCattgagatcgaccccaaggagaGGAACCATTTTCGGTGTCACCTGGAGCACGAGGGTTTGCAGGAGCCCCTGGACTTGGCCTGGAAGGAGGAAAAAG atACGTGGTCATTTCATTCGGTGGGAGTTGTGATGATCATAATCTTGGGAGCTGTGATTCTCTTCCTGACCT GCTGCTGTCTGATCTACAGGGAAAAACTCCATCAGGCAATGACAACTTGCCTCAATCACCTTCCTTTAGAAAAACTTCGTTCTTTCCTAACTTCTAGCACTAAAGATGAGATTCAATCACAAGCAATGTCCTCCCAGAAAAAGACATCAGAG GGTGGCTGTGGGCAGAAGACAGAgctaagggaaggagagaaaagatcTCTGAAGGCTTCCCCAGATGCCTATTCAGACAAGGTGGAAGGAGCAGCTCTGGAGATTTCCGAGGGGGCCCATCAGAGGAACAACCAGTGGAGCACCTGGATGAAGAGGAAATGGGAGAGATGCAGCTGCAGCTGGAGGGCTCACAGACCCAGCCAGAAGCCCAGGATGGAGAAGGATTGA